In the genome of Aedes aegypti strain LVP_AGWG chromosome 2, AaegL5.0 Primary Assembly, whole genome shotgun sequence, the window CAAAGAAGGTGGGTGTTACATGATGCAACTAACAACTTACATCGACAGTTTGGTTGAAAAATTTGGCATGGAAGCGTCCAAGCCAGCTAGAACACCGATGGACTTAGGCTACGTTGCGCAAAACGATGACAGCAAGAGCTTCCAGGATACATCACTGTACCGGAGTCTGGTGGGAGCATTGCTATACTTAGCAGTGAACGGGAGACCAGACATTGCAGCAAGTGTTGGTCTTCTTGGTAGAAAGGTAAGCGCACCAAATAAAATGGACTGGACGGCAGCTAGAAGAGTCGTTCAATATCTGAAGGCGACGAAAGACTTCAAGCTTAAGTTTGGTCCTGGTAATGGATGGATTCTAACTGGCTATGCAGACTCGGACTGGGCAGGAGACAAGCAATCGAGACGTTCAACTACCGGATATGTGTTTTTCTACGGTGGAGGACCGATATGCTGGGTCAGTAAACGGCAAGACAGCGTAGCTTTATCGACGTTGGAGGCAGAGTACAATGCTTTGTCTCTAGCATGTCAAGAAGCAGTCTGGCTCAGGCGCTTACTCAAGGATTTGGACGAGCTTCAACCGGAAGCAACAACCATCTATGAGGACAACCAAGGTTGCCTCAGCTTCGTTAAAGCAGAACGGGTCAGCGGTCGAGTTAAACATATTGAAACGAAGGGCCATTACATCCGCGAACTGTGTGAACGTAAGGTTGTGACACTGCAATATTGCCCCTCAACCGAAATGATTGCGGATGCCCTTACAAAACCTTTGGGACCAACCATGATGACGAGATTTGTGGATCAAGTTGGACTATCGAATTGAGGACATTTGGTGGTAATtcaggaggagtgttggaggaGAATAACCACCGTGCAACCCCTCGTTGCTACCAATGTTGCTACCAGCAGCACGATGATGAGAGAGAGCAAATACATTTTTCATTCGTTCGTTTTCCTTTGTACGAGTAACACGTTAATAAATCATTGTTCGTAGTTTAATCGCGTTTATAACCCTTTTTCTCCGATTATTCCGAGTTATCCCACTGTATTCTGCTAGTGGACTTCCGTCAGCGCATAGAGTTAGACTGTTTTGAGTTCAACGaatgtttaaaattattcaaaacctcCTTTAAGTGCAGGtcatcagatctacaagcgtaactagTGACTTATCGTAGGTTCACAAACAACATTTTTACCCATATATGCTCAAGAAGACATATTCCGTCAAGGTTATTTAAGATTGTGATTTTAGTACAGCCCTACATTTCTAGAAGCGTAACCagtttcttcaaattttgagttcagCGGCTTTGAAGGTTATCCTAAAATTCTTTTGAATTTGAAGTCCTGTCTGCTTGGGCATGAACCCGAAACATCTCTGGATAAGCGTAAACAATCATTAATTTCAACACTAATActaatttttggcaataataaaaattcaagttttattgcgatttttttacCACTTTAGTGATCAGAATTTCGTCTTTCTCAGATTTCGACTTCGATTTCGCTGCCCCTATTCAATCACCGCCGCCCATGCAATTATCCTGATATTCATGACAGTTTTCTCCGGCCGGCTCAGTGTTTACCATTTTTTCTTTGTTCTCGACTCACCAGCTGGTCATGTTTACACAGCAAAATCAACTGGCCATCTGATGTTTACAGTCATCATCATTGTTTTCGTGCCCCAGCTGATCGTGCTCTCGTCTCAAAACCAGCTGACAGCGactgaaatcaatgatgaaacgTGAAAGGTGTCTGAAAATGTACCATCGGTGCATTATTGGCAGCTTCACAACTTCgtcataggccttttcatgtgacagatccgtctatgcatttgtttacattggTGGAGGACCgatgctaacacgggcctgtcattttcatagaagaaatgtcaaagtgcttcccaatcagctgatttgagacgtcatgtgaataggcctattaaAGTCTAATCCttcgtgaaaattacaatacaatatttttaaaaagaaaaaaaaatttttcttgtatatttttatagtggtgttagtttgcgtgggcgtgctaaaaagggctcaacagcaacttttccgaaaaaaggctcaagacctcttgggcacAGATTTATCCAATTTAGCGAAGTTATTAGTGAAAACCTGACTTAATCCACCGATGGTGAGACTGAACCCttcttacatttccatacaggtatgagattattattattcatcattcatttggaaccttgtaccagtacagtggggattcgctcgttggggttccgctacatggaatgactcgatggttggatgttcgctggttggaaaatattccaactaaaagcactcaaatgtcaacagaaaatgttaaactgactttgacgtctgagaaTCATCgctttgaagtctccatatatagaacaaatgcgtatgtatatgtgcgttttgtgGCGATTTGCTGTCCAGATGCGTTCATGttgagcattttcaccagctgtcagtctttcctactaacgggtcggattcgctaaatggaaggcagtcgtgttccaaccagcgaatccccggtgtataactaaactttaggatgttgtgactatgttctatctgccctaatagtttaatggtttgcgaaaaagtccagggaactgcacgtcaaaaggcggataacgaactttattagttttcatacgcttattatcatagtttaagagggtctataaacccatgttgccatcctgtaaaataatatagaaaaatggaaaattgatgtcctaaaatgattttgccagcgattttttaaagatttatgtgcaggtttaaattaaaaaaaggggaattttagagatttttgaaaataatgatttttatctctgtaatttataattcgattgctatatggttgtgaatgatgtccgagctttcaatcgacgaaaaaagagcttaaattggattaaaaatagctgagaaattgatcaaaatgtaaaaaaatgaatatttcagagaatttttttccagtactttagaaaattcttccaatgatatctctgaaactagcaatccgatttcaatgaaaatttgaaggcttatgattgaatgtcagagctttcattagccgataaaagaacttaaatcggctcaaaaatggctgagatatcgatcaaaatgcagacagttgaaaatattagaatatgctttttctagtacttcacgatactgtttgaattataactctgtaacgaaatgtccgatcgcaatgaaattcaatagcgttctatgggaatgttgtagctttcttttagagctaaaagtgtttaaatcggttgacaaacgataattgagtgacattttttgtaacacacacacacatacacacacatacacacacacgaacatgtgctcagttcgtcgagctctatcgattggtatatgagacttggccctccgggcctcggatcaaaagtcggtttttcaagcgatctttatacccttcttatggttgtaagaagggtaaaaaggatcgatgaagagaattcGCCCATATCAGTTGGGCCCTGTTGAAGTAACAGTGCAGAATTTTACTATGGGGCGTACATGTCCCCGTGACTATTTTCGTAGATTTTTTCGAAGttttatgtctgtttgtctgtgacacaACGCTAAAATATGTTCAGAAAAATAAATGAGCTCTCTGTTACAATGCGAAGAGAGTAACAATAAGCCAGGGGAGTTGGTTCACCTAGAACGAATTTATATCAgagaaaaaatagattttgtatgaaaatttacaagtaaatgaatgacaggttcatccacttctccaggcctatgaagagaaatcgatcattgcaagTGCGCTCTCATGAAAATTCAATAATAGAAATCGTACTTTACCCTCCATAACAATTAGTACCAAGCTGTGCTTCGAACTCCAGGTTCGCCAAGTCAAtattttgcagcatattgttcaCACGATAAAACAGAAAATTAGCGAATACTTTAAATTAGCTGATCACGAATATAACGTATTATTTAGTCAAAtgggtaaaaaaataaataaaacactaTCAAAAACCATCTAAACCGAATGCACATAACATTGTACGACTTTGTGATGCTGTAACTGATTTAACAACGACTTTGCATTTCCATTGTTTCGCGCGGGTTGATTCATTCAGGAGGATTCATCGCTGCATGTCCCAGAAATGTTGGCAACGCTGGACGTTGGGATGAATGTGCGCGGTGAGAAGTGAAAAGCGATTTCGACTGTATTTTGTGGTGAGTTGTTGAAGCATCCATCTCTTTTACACTGGGCTTTACAGACGACATCACTCACGATGTGCAACCGTAAACGACGAAACCGGGGATTCTCATCGGGATTTGCACTAtatcaataaattaattaacaaAATAATTCAGCCAGGATGAATAATTGgataaaataacgtttttctttgaatttatttgtaattCTAGCTGataaattatcatagaaaatgtTTCTCAGTAGCAAATTATATTCATACATCTCAGATCTCACTATTCACTCGCATTGGTACGGAATTCACGGTACTCCTTTCTCGCGTTCGCCAGTGGTGCCAGTAGGATAACTAATATAATTTGGACCTCTAAATcgagctcttctggaccaacCCATCATGCGTGTGATTTCGACACATTCTAAACAAGTGCTCCTTTCTCGATTTCTTGACACACGAAGATGATTCGCAATATGATGCATCTCAAAGTGATATAAAATGGATAAAATGTCTAAAAATGAAGCATAAATCagcacaaaatcgattttttagcATGTATGATAATTGCACACGGATGTATTGCCCCAGAAGAGCCCGATTTTGCCACTTATTGTGTACAACATATTTCAATGTTCAGGTAACTTATTTACTAAATGATGTAAAGTTATAAATATGTCATATATCCAAGCAACTTTCATAAcattacactcaggcaaatggactatcgttaaacataggaaccccttatgaaaattcgccacaagaaatcggattgaaattcataaatttgccttatgaaactagaatttgaaaacaaaaaacgcttccgcggcaacctggaatcgaaccatgaaccttgcgatcgataggcccgagcgtacaccacgcgcctatcgacgccttgatgtggagtgatgctaaaacaatacataaagcgttcgtattgcaatactcgttccacctttcataaggcaaaacgtatgaaattcgatagtccagttcgctgcgtgtaggaAACTCAAACGGATTTCATTTCAGATTCTCGAAACAAGTTTCCGCATAGCAATCTCAGGAACAAATCAAAATATGGCAACACTGCCGCAGCGTCATCACCCATCAGCGCAGTGAAAGTTTTCCATTTTTCCTCGCGTCGTGAGCAAAAATCGTGTCTCAAAATCCGCAAATGAGGATGTGAGAAATCCTGTTTCCGCAAAGAGTGGCTGAAAACCTTTCGTCGTTCACCAATAATATTTACGTTTGCGAAGAAATTGTCGCCGCCGTTTTGTGAATTGTGGGCGCGTTTAGCCAGTAGTAAAATCGCCAAGCACGGATTCTGGTGCATTTGCCTGTTCCTCCGCCATGGGGCCATTGGATGTGAGTTCTAAGCGATTTGGGTTGGAGTTGATTTCCAGTGATGAATTTATCCACTTTCAGAAGCCGAAAAGCGCGTCCAATGAGCAGAAGGAGGAGCTGGTCAAAATATTCGAAGAGTACAACAACCGACCGAAGCATGAAAGTTCCGAAACCGATTACAAAGAGCGTCAGAGATTTTGGATTGAGGCAACGCATCGATTGAACCAGATTCCTGGCGGGACTATGAAATCCACTGCCAAGTGGGTCAAATATTGGGCAGACGTTATAATAAACCTGAAGCGCAAGTGTCGATTAGTGGCGGAGGGAAGATCGAAAAAGATCGGTCCCAACCAGCTGGAGATTCGGATACTGACGGCAGCCAACTGTTTCGACGTTCTGGATCAGTGGACCAAAGCCCTCGGAACGGATAATATCGTAACGTTGGATGCAGCCATGGTGAATGATCACGAAGAGTATTTCCCGGATGATAACGGTGTCCAGAAGGAGGAAATCGTTATCGAGC includes:
- the LOC5568438 gene encoding uncharacterized protein LOC5568438, with translation MGPLDKPKSASNEQKEELVKIFEEYNNRPKHESSETDYKERQRFWIEATHRLNQIPGGTMKSTAKWVKYWADVIINLKRKCRLVAEGRSKKIGPNQLEIRILTAANCFDVLDQWTKALGTDNIVTLDAAMVNDHEEYFPDDNGVQKEEIVIEHYADDQLDEEFVTTFSKPIVSEHVQETVTTELEIRKPTIEEMKNMAVNAAVTTTEYVEMTAAALEGTSEFLKPKTVRPSEHQRLREDLKRTSEKLESVMKKRRMDDSKIAIAQALTNMSAAMLQLSNGLNELANALTNDAI